A portion of the Osmia lignaria lignaria isolate PbOS001 chromosome 15, iyOsmLign1, whole genome shotgun sequence genome contains these proteins:
- the Phf5a gene encoding PHD finger protein 5a produces the protein MAKHHPDLIFCRKQPGVAIGRLCEKCDGKCVICDSYVRPCTLVRICDECNYGSYQGRCVICGGPGVSDAYYCKECTIQEKDRDGCPKIVNLGSSKTDLFYERKKYGFKRR, from the exons ATGGCTAAACATCATCCAGATTTAATCTTTTGTAGGAAACAACCAGGAGTCG cTATTGGACGATTATGCGAAAAGTGTGACGGTAAATGCGTGATTTGCGATTCCTATGTAAGACCATGTACTTTGGTTAGAATTTGTGACGAATGCAATTACGGGTCTTACCAGGGCCGATGCGTTATCTGCGGTGGTCCTGGAGTTTCCGATGCCTATTACTGCAAAGAATGTACGATTCAGGAAAAGGAT AGGGACGGATGTCCGAAGATCGTAAATCTCGGAAGTTCAAAGACGGATCTGTtctatgaaagaaaaaaatatggttttaaaagaagataa
- the LOC117600253 gene encoding SET domain-containing protein SmydA-8, protein MEHQPACAVCGKETIHKCSACGNAYYCSKQHQKEDWKRHAQSCRAFKLAESPTLGRYYVAARNIKVGEIVLKDDLPLVAGPMHNSLPVCLGCYTELHENNAVPCTKCGWPLCSNCKDHGTECDFTSSRRDDKVSITEFGYPHPTYQCINVIRALSLRNNNAESYKKLLSLESHCEKIKNRKNFIFEESENLVRFIKRFFKTDDIPDEEIMKIIGALQINGHEVPLTDPPYVAVYELASLLEHNCKANCSKSFTDRGGLIIHAATPVTKVLWKKRRDHISICYTDPLWGTVNRRHHLLETKYFECTCERCSDPTEFGVMFDAVKCNETNCLGYTLPRTFLGDKQQDYACTTCAAVVPCEKIEETLERIGIHLSKIEKNNISACERFLNCYKNVLHPNHFYNIDATIALAQLIGQHDGLQAVDENLLADKVELCKKLDNILKVLAPAENRIRGLILFEMHAALAEFSRRHTEDDTLILLLESKKCLISAHELLRYEPEVLPEGKIAVKAKENLLKINDILQRCKIASTYST, encoded by the exons ATGGAACATCAGCCCGCCTGTGCAGTTTGCGGAAAAGAAACGATACATAAATGCAGTGCATGTGGAAATGCTTATTATTGCAGTAAGCAACATCAGAAAGAAGACTGGAAAAGACATGCGCAATCTTGCAGAGCGTTTAAG ttgGCAGAAAGTCCTACTTTGGGTCGTTATTATGTGGCAGCGAGGAATATCAAAGTAGGAGAAATCGTTCTGAAAGACGATCTGCCTTTGGTAGCAGGTCCCATGCATAATTCTCTACCTGTATGCCTTGGATGCTACACGGAATTGCATGAAAATAATGCGGTTCCCTGTACTAAATGCGGATGGCCCCTGTGTTCAAACTGCAAAGATCACGGAACCGAGTGCGACTTTACCTCTTCCCGCAGAGACGATAAG GTATCGATTACGGAATTTGGATATCCGCATCCAACTTATCAATGTATAAATGTTATAAGAGCGTTATCACTGAGAAACAATAATGCGGAATCCTACAAAAAATTATTGTCTCTCGAGAGCCATTGCGAGAAaataaagaatagaaaaaattttattttcgaagAATCAGAGAATTTGGTACGTTTTATCAAGAGATTTTTCAAAACGGATGATATACCGGACgaagaaattatgaaaattatcgGTGCATTACAG ATTAACGGACACGAAGTGCCTCTGACAGATCCACCGTATGTAGCAGTTTACGAATTGGCATCTTTGCTCGAACATAACTGTAAAGCAAATTGCTCGAAAAGTTTCACCGATAGGGGTGGATTAATTATTCATGCCGCCACACCTGTCACAAAAG TTCTCTGGAAGAAGCGAC GAGATCATATTTCTATATGTTATACGGATCCATTATGGGGTACGGTAAACAGAAGACACCACCTTCTAGAAACTAAATATTTTGAATGCACCTGCGAACGATGCAGCGATCCAACTGAATTTGGAGTTATGTTTGATGCTGTAAAATGCAATGAAAC CAATTGCTTAGGATACACGTTACCAAGAACATTTCTTGGTGACAAACAACAAGATTATGCGTGTACAACTTGTGCAGCGGTTGTTCCCTGCGAGAAAATCGAAGAAACGTTGGAGAGGATTGGTATACACCTTTCAAAAATCGAGAAAAACAACATCAGTGCATGCGAAAGATTTTTGAATTGTTACAAAAACGTCCTTCATCCAAATCACTTTTATAACATAGATGCAACTATCGCCCTGGCTCAGTTGATCGGTCAACACGATGGATTGCAAGCAGTCGACGAAAATCTGCTTGCTGACAAAGTAGAATTATGCAAAAAACTCGACAATATACTGAAAGTACTGGCGCCTG CTGAAAATCGAATTCGAGGATTGATTCTGTTCGAAATGCATGCTGCTCTTGCAGAATTTAGTAGAAGACATACAGAGGATGATACTCTAATATTATTACTG GAATCAAAGAAATGCTTAATCAGTGCTCATGAATTATTAAGATACGAACCAGAAGTTCTTCCAGAGGGAAAAATAGCTGTTAAAGCAAAGGAAAATttgctaaaaataaatgatattctGCAACGATGTAAGATAGCATCTACATACTCTACATGA